In Chlamydiota bacterium, one genomic interval encodes:
- the lspA gene encoding signal peptidase II, with translation MATALAAALVLAADQLTKLWVRSAFLEEEVAVVVRGFLNLTYVRNRGGAFGIFPHQQALFIVLSFATIAVLVWFHRSIGAHHRLCKIALGMILGGAVGNLADRLLVDRERCVIDWIDVHWGAYHWPAFNVADSAISVGVVLLLYYLMLNAETKPARGAPAPPPGG, from the coding sequence ATGGCGACCGCCCTCGCCGCCGCCCTGGTCCTGGCGGCGGACCAGCTGACCAAACTCTGGGTGCGGAGCGCCTTCCTCGAGGAAGAGGTGGCGGTGGTCGTCCGCGGGTTCCTCAACCTCACCTACGTGCGCAACCGCGGCGGCGCATTCGGGATATTCCCGCACCAGCAGGCGCTCTTCATCGTGCTGTCGTTCGCGACCATCGCCGTCCTCGTCTGGTTCCACCGAAGCATCGGGGCGCACCACCGCCTCTGCAAAATCGCCCTCGGGATGATCCTCGGAGGGGCGGTCGGCAACCTCGCGGACCGGCTCCTGGTGGACCGCGAGCGGTGCGTGATCGACTGGATCGACGTCCACTGGGGCGCGTACCACTGGCCCGCGTTCAACGTCGCCGACAGCGCGATCAGCGTCGGCGTCGTCCTGCTCCTGTACTACCTGATGCTCAACGCCGAAACCAAACCCGCGCGGGGCGCGCCGGCGCCGCCGCCTGGGGGGTGA